One window of the Candidatus Hydrogenedentota bacterium genome contains the following:
- a CDS encoding galactose mutarotase, with protein sequence MNIVKSEFGTLPDGRTADLYTLTNAKGAKAVITNYGAIVQQLWMPDKNGAMADVVLGYDTLDSYVEKTPYFGCIVGRYGNRIANAKFTLDGKEHQLAANDGPNSLHGGLKGFDKVLWDAREVRRLDAVGVALYYRSPDGEEGYPGNLDLTVTYWLTDNNALEIAYEGTTDAPTPLNPTHHGYFNLDGHDSGDILGHEMMLNATRFTPIDATLIPTGELRPVKGTPFDFTTPTPIGERVNNYDEQLKFGLGYDHNWVIEQENQDGPMNLAARVRGPESGRVMEVLTSEPGVQFYCGNFLDGTNIGKGGHPYEYRNGFCLETQHFPDSPNKPDFPRTILRPGETYRQRTIYQFTAE encoded by the coding sequence ATGAACATTGTTAAATCGGAATTCGGCACACTTCCGGACGGCCGCACGGCCGACCTGTACACCCTCACCAACGCGAAGGGCGCGAAGGCGGTCATCACCAACTACGGCGCGATCGTCCAGCAACTCTGGATGCCCGACAAGAACGGCGCGATGGCCGATGTCGTGCTGGGTTATGACACACTGGACAGTTACGTCGAGAAGACGCCGTATTTCGGCTGCATCGTGGGCCGCTACGGCAACCGCATCGCCAACGCAAAGTTCACTCTGGACGGCAAAGAACACCAGTTGGCGGCGAACGACGGGCCGAACTCGCTGCACGGCGGGCTGAAGGGCTTCGACAAGGTGCTGTGGGACGCGCGCGAGGTCCGCAGGCTGGACGCCGTGGGCGTGGCCCTGTATTACCGCAGCCCGGACGGCGAGGAGGGCTACCCCGGCAACCTCGACCTGACGGTGACCTACTGGCTCACCGACAACAACGCTTTGGAAATCGCCTACGAGGGGACCACGGACGCGCCGACGCCGCTGAACCCGACGCACCACGGCTATTTCAACCTGGACGGCCACGATTCGGGCGACATCCTCGGGCACGAGATGATGCTGAACGCCACCCGGTTCACACCCATAGACGCCACCCTCATCCCCACGGGCGAACTGCGGCCCGTGAAGGGGACGCCCTTCGACTTCACCACGCCGACCCCCATCGGCGAGCGGGTGAACAACTACGACGAGCAGTTGAAGTTCGGCCTGGGCTACGACCACAACTGGGTGATTGAGCAGGAAAACCAGGACGGCCCGATGAACCTTGCGGCGCGGGTCCGCGGCCCGGAGTCCGGGCGCGTCATGGAGGTGTTGACCTCCGAGCCGGGCGTGCAGTTCTACTGCGGCAATTTCCTGGACGGCACCAACATCGGCAAAGGCGGCCACCCCTACGAGTACCGCAACGGGTTCTGCCTGGAGACCCAGCACTTCCCCGACTCGCCGAACAAGCCGGACTTCCCCCGCACGATACTGCGTCCGGGGGAAACCTACCGGCAGCGCACCATTTACCAGTTCACCGCGGAGTGA
- a CDS encoding alpha-L-fucosidase: MAVLSALAAPQYRADWESINSRPNPQWFEDAKFGIFITWGLSSVPAWAPKERYSEWYWHDMQDKNGPAWKFHESVYGAKFQYQDFVPMLTAEMCNPAEWASLFRRAGAKYIIFVTKHHDGFCLWPDPYTWNWNSVDVGPHRDLTGELAGAVRAEGLRVGLYYSLYEWFNPLYKSDVDRYVDQYMLPQLKGLVEAYKPDLVWPDGEWDHPSATWRSTEFLAWLFNESSAPEDVAVNDRWGKECRDRNGGFATPEYGHISKGGHLIQKGLFEECQGMGRSFGYNRNESAENYRSTAELLELLIDTVSRGGNLALDVGPTADGRIPEIMQDRLLEMGQWLAVNGDAIYGTERWDRAPEMDRVRFTRKGSAVHAICLDWPGPELVLENTTGAAAVSARFIGVEQPLDARVDGKNIVVSIPALTPDKLPCRHAWVVKLELDRL; this comes from the coding sequence ATGGCGGTCCTGTCGGCGCTGGCCGCGCCGCAGTACAGGGCCGACTGGGAGTCCATAAACAGCCGTCCGAACCCGCAGTGGTTCGAGGACGCGAAGTTCGGCATATTCATCACCTGGGGCCTGTCCTCCGTGCCCGCGTGGGCGCCGAAGGAGCGCTACTCCGAGTGGTACTGGCACGACATGCAGGACAAGAACGGTCCGGCGTGGAAGTTTCATGAGTCCGTGTACGGGGCGAAGTTCCAGTACCAGGACTTTGTGCCCATGCTGACGGCGGAGATGTGCAACCCGGCGGAATGGGCGTCTCTGTTCCGGCGCGCCGGGGCGAAATACATCATCTTTGTCACCAAACACCACGACGGGTTCTGTCTCTGGCCCGACCCATACACGTGGAACTGGAACTCCGTGGATGTCGGCCCTCACCGGGACCTGACGGGCGAACTGGCGGGGGCGGTGCGCGCGGAGGGCCTGCGCGTCGGCCTGTATTACTCCCTCTACGAGTGGTTCAACCCGCTCTACAAAAGCGACGTGGACCGCTATGTGGACCAGTACATGCTCCCCCAGTTGAAGGGGCTTGTCGAGGCGTACAAGCCGGACCTGGTATGGCCGGACGGCGAATGGGACCACCCCAGCGCGACCTGGCGCAGCACGGAGTTTCTGGCGTGGCTCTTCAACGAGTCGTCCGCGCCGGAGGATGTGGCCGTGAACGACCGCTGGGGAAAGGAGTGCCGCGACCGGAACGGCGGCTTCGCCACGCCGGAATACGGGCACATCTCCAAGGGCGGGCATCTCATCCAGAAAGGCCTCTTCGAGGAGTGCCAGGGCATGGGCCGCTCCTTCGGGTATAACCGCAACGAGTCGGCGGAGAACTACCGGAGCACGGCGGAACTGCTCGAACTGCTCATTGACACCGTGAGCCGGGGCGGGAACCTGGCGCTTGATGTAGGCCCGACGGCGGACGGGCGCATCCCGGAAATCATGCAGGACCGCCTGCTGGAAATGGGCCAATGGCTGGCGGTGAACGGCGACGCAATCTACGGCACGGAACGCTGGGACAGGGCGCCGGAGATGGACCGGGTGCGCTTCACGCGGAAGGGAAGCGCCGTTCACGCCATCTGCCTCGACTGGCCCGGCCCGGAACTGGTCCTGGAGAACACCACGGGCGCGGCGGCGGTCTCCGCCCGGTTCATCGGGGTGGAGCAGCCCCTCGACGCCCGCGTGGACGGGAAAAACATCGTCGTGTCCATCCCCGCCCTGACGCCGGACAAGCTGCCCTGCCGCCATGCCTGGGTGGTGAAACTGGAATTGGACCGGCTGTAA